Proteins from one Prevotella sp. E2-28 genomic window:
- the atpC gene encoding ATP synthase F1 subunit epsilon, which translates to MLRLKIVSPERIEFEGEVTSVKVPGMAGSFEILTDHAPIISSLESGVAEYTEASGQKSTLNILGGFVEVQKNEVSLCVEINK; encoded by the coding sequence ATGTTGAGACTGAAGATTGTATCGCCCGAGAGAATCGAATTCGAAGGAGAGGTGACGAGTGTCAAAGTACCAGGAATGGCTGGTAGTTTTGAGATTCTTACTGACCACGCCCCTATTATCTCATCACTCGAATCAGGAGTGGCAGAATATACGGAGGCATCAGGTCAGAAGAGCACGCTGAATATCCTTGGTGGATTCGTTGAGGTTCAGAAGAACGAAGTAAGTTTGTGTGTAGAGATAAACAAGTAG
- the purU gene encoding formyltetrahydrofolate deformylase gives MKPTAILLLHCPDQQGIISEVTKFITDNKGNIVDLDQYVDHQDGMFFMRVQWELDSFLIPREKIKEYIETLYMQRYQIEFSLYFSDQRPRMAIFVSKMSHCLYDLLARWKAGEFACDIPCIVSNHEDLRYVAEQFDIPYYVWSIKKDHSNKAEVEEAEMKLLKENGITFIVLARYMQIISDDMIAAYPHHIINIHHSFLPAFIGAKPYHQAWERGVKIIGATSHYVTAELDAGPIIEQDVTRITHKDTPESLVLKGKDLEKIVLSRAVSKHIQRKILTYKNKTIIFS, from the coding sequence ATGAAACCAACAGCAATTTTACTTCTGCACTGCCCAGACCAACAGGGTATTATTTCGGAAGTTACAAAATTCATCACAGACAACAAAGGAAACATTGTTGACTTGGATCAGTATGTAGACCATCAGGATGGAATGTTTTTCATGCGCGTTCAGTGGGAACTTGATTCGTTCCTCATACCACGTGAAAAGATAAAAGAGTACATAGAGACTCTTTACATGCAGCGCTATCAGATTGAGTTCAGTCTCTATTTCAGTGACCAGCGTCCTCGTATGGCAATTTTCGTATCAAAGATGAGCCATTGTCTTTACGACCTTCTGGCACGTTGGAAGGCAGGCGAGTTTGCATGTGATATTCCCTGCATCGTTAGTAATCATGAGGATTTGCGCTATGTAGCCGAGCAGTTTGATATCCCTTATTATGTCTGGTCTATCAAGAAAGACCACTCTAACAAGGCTGAGGTGGAAGAGGCTGAGATGAAGTTGCTCAAGGAGAATGGCATTACTTTCATTGTCTTGGCTCGTTACATGCAGATTATCAGCGACGATATGATTGCAGCATATCCGCACCATATTATAAACATACACCACTCTTTCTTGCCAGCCTTTATCGGTGCTAAGCCTTATCATCAGGCTTGGGAGCGTGGCGTGAAGATTATTGGTGCCACCAGTCATTATGTGACAGCTGAACTGGATGCAGGTCCTATCATTGAGCAGGACGTTACGCGTATTACTCATAAGGATACCCCTGAGAGCCTCGTACTCAAAGGTAAGGATTTGGAGAAGATAGTCCTTTCTAGAGCCGTGTCAAAGCATATCCAGCGTAAGATTCTTACCTATAAGAACAAGACCATTATTTTTAGCTAA
- the hisF gene encoding imidazole glycerol phosphate synthase subunit HisF: MGLAKRIIPCLDVKDGETVKGINFVQLRSAGDPVELGKAYSQAGADELVFLDITASFEGRKTFTEMVTKVAQQLSIPFTVGGGINELADVERMLYAGADKVSINSAALRNPHLIEEVASRFGSQVCVVAIDARLDPDGWHCYLKGGRERTERGLFEWAHEVQERGAGEILFTSMNHDGVKNGYANEALAQLADNLNIPIIASGGAGKKEHFKDVFTQGHADAALAASVFHFGEIPIPELKQYLTQEGINVRL; encoded by the coding sequence ATGGGACTGGCAAAACGAATCATACCGTGCTTAGACGTTAAGGACGGCGAGACCGTCAAGGGCATAAACTTCGTGCAACTTAGGAGTGCCGGAGACCCTGTGGAATTAGGCAAGGCCTATAGTCAGGCTGGTGCCGATGAATTGGTGTTCCTTGATATTACAGCCAGTTTCGAAGGGCGTAAGACGTTCACCGAGATGGTCACCAAAGTGGCTCAGCAGCTCAGCATCCCCTTTACTGTGGGTGGTGGTATCAATGAGCTGGCTGACGTGGAGCGAATGCTTTACGCTGGTGCTGATAAGGTGAGTATCAATAGCGCTGCGCTTCGCAATCCCCATCTTATAGAAGAGGTGGCCAGCCGTTTTGGCTCTCAGGTATGTGTTGTTGCCATTGATGCCCGCCTCGATCCAGATGGATGGCATTGCTATCTGAAAGGCGGACGCGAGCGTACTGAGCGCGGCTTGTTTGAATGGGCTCATGAGGTTCAGGAGCGTGGAGCGGGTGAAATCCTTTTCACAAGTATGAACCATGATGGTGTGAAAAACGGCTATGCTAACGAGGCTTTGGCTCAGTTGGCTGATAACCTTAACATTCCCATTATCGCAAGTGGAGGTGCTGGAAAGAAGGAGCACTTCAAGGATGTGTTCACGCAGGGTCATGCTGATGCCGCATTGGCTGCCAGCGTATTCCACTTCGGCGAGATACCCATACCAGAATTAAAACAATACTTAACACAAGAAGGAATAAACGTAAGACTATGA
- a CDS encoding cell division ATP-binding protein FtsE, which yields MLIEYKNVTVCQKDGIPVLKEVNFHIGEGEFIYIIGKVGSGKSTLLKTIYAELFIDEGEEAKVLDHDMLVLKRKQIPALRRQMGVVFQDFQLLADRSVSKNLEFVLRATGWKNKTEIQERIDQVLSDVNMIEKKDKMPHELSGGEKQRIAIARAILNSPKLIVADEPTANLDPETADGIMQLLRQISQTGTAVLMSTHNIPLLDKYPGIVYRCYEEHLEEITNDYNKMQIEEED from the coding sequence ATGCTGATAGAATACAAGAATGTGACGGTATGCCAGAAGGATGGTATTCCTGTCTTGAAAGAAGTTAACTTCCACATTGGCGAGGGAGAGTTCATATATATAATAGGTAAGGTGGGCTCTGGCAAGAGTACTCTGTTGAAGACCATTTATGCCGAACTGTTTATCGACGAAGGCGAGGAAGCTAAGGTGCTGGATCATGATATGCTCGTCTTGAAGCGTAAGCAGATACCTGCCTTGCGACGTCAGATGGGTGTGGTATTCCAGGACTTCCAGCTCTTAGCCGACCGTTCCGTATCCAAGAATCTGGAGTTTGTGCTCAGGGCTACAGGCTGGAAGAACAAGACTGAGATTCAGGAGCGTATTGACCAAGTGCTCAGTGATGTCAACATGATTGAGAAGAAAGACAAGATGCCTCATGAACTGTCTGGCGGCGAGAAGCAGCGTATAGCTATTGCCCGTGCTATTCTGAACTCACCGAAACTGATTGTTGCCGATGAGCCTACTGCCAATCTTGACCCAGAGACGGCCGACGGCATCATGCAGCTCTTGCGTCAGATTTCACAGACGGGCACTGCCGTCCTGATGTCCACTCACAACATCCCCCTTCTCGACAAATATCCTGGCATCGTTTATCGTTGCTATGAGGAGCATCTTGAGGAAATCACTAACGATTACAATAAGATGCAGATAGAAGAGGAAGACTAA
- the atpB gene encoding F0F1 ATP synthase subunit A — protein sequence MKHFKSILLLLVVFLLIPVQHIHAEEAESKELDIPEIVLEHLADAYEWHIASYEGKHLSVPLPIIVRSENTGEWHFCTAHSLPEPFFFSEEHHGKIYERVGGEEVRPIDLSITKTVAQIWIVVIVLITIFLSCARWYKRHDAHSEAPKGFVGAIEMVVMMIHDDLIKSSIGEKHYKPYAPYLLTVFFFILTTNLIGLIPIFPAGANVTGNINITFFLAFCTMLAINIFANKEYWKEIFWPEVPLFLKAYPAPIMPVIELFGVITKPFALMIRLFANMMAGHAVILSFTCVIFLGWSMGVGYGIGLNTFSIIMLLFMNCLELLVAFVQAYVFTMLSAVFIGLAHKDHHAE from the coding sequence ATGAAACATTTCAAGTCTATATTACTCCTGTTGGTGGTATTCCTGCTTATCCCTGTTCAGCACATCCATGCAGAAGAGGCAGAAAGCAAGGAACTGGACATCCCAGAGATTGTGCTGGAACACTTAGCCGATGCCTACGAGTGGCATATTGCCTCGTATGAAGGCAAGCATCTGAGTGTGCCCCTGCCCATCATCGTTAGGAGCGAGAATACAGGCGAGTGGCATTTCTGCACAGCCCATAGCTTGCCAGAGCCATTCTTCTTTAGTGAAGAGCATCATGGCAAGATTTATGAGCGCGTGGGAGGCGAAGAGGTGCGCCCCATAGACCTGAGCATCACCAAGACTGTTGCTCAGATATGGATTGTAGTCATCGTGCTTATCACCATCTTCCTGTCGTGTGCACGCTGGTATAAGCGTCACGATGCCCATAGCGAAGCGCCTAAGGGATTTGTGGGAGCTATTGAGATGGTGGTGATGATGATTCATGACGATCTGATTAAGTCATCCATCGGCGAGAAGCACTACAAGCCCTATGCACCTTATCTGCTCACCGTGTTCTTTTTTATCCTGACTACCAACTTGATTGGCCTGATTCCCATCTTCCCTGCAGGTGCCAACGTGACTGGTAATATCAACATCACGTTCTTCCTGGCATTCTGTACTATGCTGGCTATCAATATCTTTGCCAATAAAGAGTACTGGAAGGAAATCTTCTGGCCAGAGGTGCCTCTATTTCTGAAGGCCTATCCTGCGCCTATCATGCCTGTCATCGAGCTCTTTGGTGTCATCACCAAACCCTTTGCCCTGATGATTCGTCTTTTTGCAAACATGATGGCGGGGCACGCTGTGATACTCTCTTTCACTTGTGTGATATTCCTAGGTTGGTCAATGGGCGTAGGCTATGGTATCGGTCTGAACACGTTCAGCATCATCATGCTACTCTTCATGAACTGTCTGGAGTTGCTAGTAGCCTTTGTTCAGGCTTATGTCTTCACGATGCTCAGTGCCGTGTTTATCGGACTGGCTCATAAGGATCATCACGCTGAGTAA
- a CDS encoding AraC family transcriptional regulator — protein MNKYNINEKQEKEAVYRSLVSPALMDELKEKILNVIVMQKKYKDKNYSAKQLAVDLGTNTRYISAVVNVRFHMNYTSFVNKYRIEEAMSILLDKRYQNLRIEEVSDMVGFANRQSFYASFYKVTGITPKEYKQQHTSATSMSAAKRKANDIYF, from the coding sequence ATGAATAAGTATAATATCAACGAGAAACAGGAAAAAGAAGCGGTTTATCGCAGTTTAGTAAGCCCCGCATTGATGGATGAACTCAAGGAGAAGATCCTCAATGTTATTGTTATGCAGAAGAAGTACAAGGACAAGAATTACTCTGCTAAACAACTGGCAGTTGACCTTGGCACCAACACACGTTACATCTCTGCTGTTGTAAACGTGCGTTTCCACATGAATTACACCTCATTCGTAAACAAATACCGAATTGAGGAAGCTATGTCTATTCTTTTGGACAAACGCTATCAGAACTTACGCATTGAAGAGGTGAGTGATATGGTGGGGTTTGCTAACAGACAGTCTTTCTATGCCTCGTTTTACAAAGTGACTGGCATCACCCCTAAGGAATATAAACAACAACACACTTCCGCAACATCGATGTCAGCCGCAAAAAGAAAAGCAAATGACATCTACTTTTAA
- a CDS encoding dipeptidyl peptidase 3: MTSTFNYSDERFADIQMLRYRLNGFEQLTLQQKRLIYYLAKATLYGRDITFDQFGKFNLRIRKTLEVICSDLRVPRENSDFQALQVYLKRVWFSNGIYHHYGCEKFKPEFSEDFLKKCLKIVDATRLPLKEGQSIEDLYNEIAPVIFNPEILSKRVNKTDGVDLVATSACNFYQNVTQQEAEEFYAAMKEVDGHESPSYGLNTTLVKEDGVIKEKVWCSEGHYANAIRHIVYWLKKASGVAENERQKEVIEILIKYYQTGGLSLFDEYSIKWLQTTDTKIDFINGFIEVYGDPLGLKGSWEGLVEYIDENATSRTRTISDNAQWFEDHSPVDPRFKKKTVKGVIANVICAAMLGGDEYPSTAIGINLPNADWIRARYGSKSITISNITEAYNKAAHGNGFREEFIKDPKILDLIEKYGDACDDLHTDLHECLGHGSGQLLPGTDPDALKAYGNTIEEARADLFGLYYIADNKLVELGLLPDNEAYKAHYFTYMLNGLMTQLVRIQPGHQIEEAHMRNRALIARWCLAHAKHMRLTHEKGVYELEIEDYNELRALIAQLLAEIQRIKSEGDFEAARQLVEDYAVQIDADLHTEVLERYKKLNLAPYKGFINPWLLPILDENGEITDIQVNYSESYDHQMMRYSTEYATLV; encoded by the coding sequence ATGACATCTACTTTTAATTATTCAGATGAGCGTTTCGCTGATATACAGATGCTACGGTACCGCCTTAACGGATTCGAGCAGCTGACACTTCAACAGAAACGTCTCATCTATTATCTTGCAAAGGCAACACTTTACGGCAGGGACATTACGTTTGACCAATTCGGAAAATTCAACTTACGTATTCGTAAGACATTGGAAGTAATATGTAGTGACCTCCGAGTACCAAGAGAAAATAGTGATTTTCAAGCACTTCAGGTTTATTTGAAGCGTGTATGGTTCTCAAATGGCATTTACCATCATTATGGTTGTGAAAAGTTTAAGCCAGAATTCAGCGAGGATTTCCTAAAGAAATGCTTGAAAATCGTCGATGCCACACGATTACCTTTAAAGGAAGGGCAGAGTATTGAAGATTTATACAACGAGATTGCCCCTGTCATTTTCAATCCAGAGATTCTTTCAAAGCGCGTTAACAAGACTGACGGTGTTGACCTTGTAGCAACATCTGCCTGTAACTTTTATCAAAACGTTACACAACAAGAAGCTGAGGAGTTCTATGCTGCAATGAAGGAAGTTGATGGTCATGAGTCGCCATCTTATGGCCTCAACACTACTTTGGTTAAGGAAGATGGTGTGATAAAAGAAAAAGTTTGGTGTTCTGAGGGGCATTATGCCAACGCTATCCGACACATCGTTTATTGGCTAAAGAAAGCATCAGGTGTTGCAGAAAACGAGCGTCAGAAAGAGGTAATAGAAATACTCATAAAATATTATCAAACAGGCGGTTTAAGCCTATTCGATGAATATTCTATTAAATGGTTGCAAACCACCGATACCAAGATAGACTTTATCAATGGCTTTATTGAGGTTTATGGTGACCCACTTGGCCTGAAGGGATCATGGGAGGGGCTCGTGGAATATATCGATGAAAACGCCACTTCTCGCACTCGTACCATTAGTGATAATGCACAATGGTTTGAGGATCATTCCCCTGTAGATCCCCGATTTAAAAAGAAAACGGTCAAAGGGGTAATTGCCAACGTAATCTGTGCTGCCATGCTGGGGGGCGACGAGTATCCTTCAACAGCAATAGGTATTAATCTGCCTAATGCCGACTGGATTCGTGCCCGCTATGGCTCAAAGAGTATCACAATTAGCAATATTACAGAAGCGTACAACAAGGCTGCTCACGGTAATGGATTTCGCGAGGAGTTTATCAAAGACCCCAAGATTCTTGATTTAATCGAGAAATATGGTGATGCCTGCGATGACTTGCACACCGATTTACATGAATGCTTAGGACATGGAAGCGGCCAGTTGCTACCTGGCACTGATCCTGATGCATTGAAGGCTTATGGCAATACGATAGAGGAGGCGAGAGCTGATTTATTTGGATTGTACTACATAGCGGACAACAAACTTGTAGAATTAGGTCTTCTTCCTGATAATGAAGCATATAAAGCTCATTACTTCACGTATATGTTAAATGGGCTGATGACCCAATTGGTACGTATTCAGCCAGGTCATCAGATAGAAGAGGCCCACATGAGAAACCGCGCTTTAATAGCCAGATGGTGCCTTGCTCATGCAAAACACATGAGACTGACGCATGAGAAGGGGGTCTATGAACTTGAAATTGAGGACTACAATGAACTCAGAGCGCTGATAGCACAATTATTAGCAGAGATTCAGCGTATAAAAAGTGAGGGCGACTTCGAGGCAGCCCGTCAGCTTGTAGAGGATTATGCCGTACAGATCGATGCAGATTTGCATACAGAGGTATTGGAGAGGTACAAGAAGTTGAATTTGGCTCCGTATAAAGGTTTCATAAATCCTTGGTTATTGCCTATCCTTGATGAAAACGGAGAAATTACAGATATCCAAGTCAACTACTCAGAATCGTATGACCATCAGATGATGCGCTATAGTACAGAATACGCTACATTAGTATGA
- the hisIE gene encoding bifunctional phosphoribosyl-AMP cyclohydrolase/phosphoribosyl-ATP diphosphatase HisIE codes for MTIDFEKMGGLVPAIIQDADTKNVLMLGFMNEEAYKKTVETGKVTFWSRTRQTLWTKGETSGNFLNLVSMAIDCDNDTLLVKVHPIGPTCHKGTDTCWGENNQKPAISFLTELQDFIDKRYQEMPEGSYTTKLFRDGVNKMAQKVGEEALETVIEATNGDDEHLVYEASDLLYHLLVLLTSKGLRIENIAEELHRRHDPEWDAKRRKAKAAGEMK; via the coding sequence ATGACAATAGATTTTGAAAAGATGGGCGGTTTGGTACCTGCCATCATACAGGATGCTGACACCAAGAATGTGCTGATGCTGGGCTTTATGAATGAAGAAGCCTACAAGAAGACCGTGGAAACGGGTAAGGTGACATTCTGGAGTCGTACACGTCAGACCCTTTGGACAAAGGGTGAAACCAGTGGTAATTTCTTGAATCTGGTTAGCATGGCTATCGACTGTGATAACGATACCCTGCTGGTTAAGGTTCATCCCATTGGCCCCACTTGCCATAAAGGTACGGATACCTGCTGGGGTGAGAACAACCAGAAGCCTGCCATCAGTTTCCTGACTGAGTTGCAGGATTTCATAGACAAGCGTTATCAGGAGATGCCTGAAGGCAGTTATACTACCAAGCTCTTCCGTGACGGTGTCAACAAGATGGCACAGAAAGTTGGTGAGGAGGCTCTTGAGACTGTTATCGAAGCCACCAATGGTGATGACGAGCATCTGGTTTATGAGGCATCCGACCTTCTTTATCACTTATTGGTACTGCTCACCAGTAAAGGGCTGCGCATAGAAAATATTGCAGAAGAGCTTCATCGTCGCCATGACCCCGAATGGGATGCTAAGCGACGCAAGGCGAAAGCTGCAGGCGAAATGAAATAA
- a CDS encoding DNA alkylation repair protein, whose translation MNIQEQVKEIKLSFRQMMDGQVAKSMRDKGANYHLNWGATLPRLREMADEIGENYELAIALWKENVRECKILATMIMPPSKMLPEVADIWMEQTDNLEIAEQAAFNLYQHLPFAAEKAYQWLASPEDLTQLCGYHILARLFMNKQEPNERGINEFIDQALAALQSPYIPLRKAAMQAIIRFSELGLMYQRLAHSAVNSIGLDFV comes from the coding sequence ATGAATATACAAGAACAGGTAAAAGAGATAAAACTGTCATTCCGCCAAATGATGGACGGACAAGTTGCTAAGTCCATGCGTGATAAGGGGGCGAACTACCACCTCAATTGGGGTGCCACATTACCCCGTCTGCGTGAAATGGCCGATGAAATCGGTGAAAACTATGAGCTTGCTATCGCACTTTGGAAAGAAAATGTACGCGAATGCAAAATACTGGCTACAATGATAATGCCTCCATCAAAAATGCTTCCAGAAGTGGCAGATATATGGATGGAGCAGACTGACAACCTGGAAATAGCCGAACAAGCAGCTTTCAACCTCTACCAGCATTTGCCATTTGCTGCCGAGAAAGCCTATCAATGGTTAGCTTCACCAGAAGATTTGACTCAGCTATGCGGCTATCATATTCTAGCTCGGCTCTTTATGAACAAGCAAGAACCCAATGAGCGCGGCATCAATGAGTTTATCGACCAAGCGCTAGCAGCATTGCAATCCCCATACATTCCACTCCGCAAGGCTGCCATGCAGGCAATTATCCGTTTCTCGGAACTTGGGTTGATGTACCAACGACTTGCACACTCTGCAGTCAACAGTATAGGGCTAGACTTTGTTTAG
- the hisH gene encoding imidazole glycerol phosphate synthase subunit HisH, producing MQVAVVKYNAGNIYSVMNALKRLGVEPLLTDDANILQQADRVLFPGQGEASGAMAYLREHGLDRVIRSLTQPVLGICIGQQLLCRHSEEGDVDCLGIFDADVKRFSPTRHEEKVPCMGWNKIYDTKSDIMTGVEGQYVYFVHSYYVPLCDETIAVADYVQPYSAALHKDNFYATQFHPEKSGSVGERIIRNFLEL from the coding sequence ATGCAAGTAGCAGTCGTTAAATATAACGCAGGCAACATCTATTCTGTGATGAACGCCCTGAAACGTTTAGGGGTGGAACCATTACTGACGGATGATGCCAACATACTACAACAGGCTGACCGCGTGCTGTTCCCTGGTCAGGGTGAAGCTAGCGGTGCTATGGCTTATCTGCGTGAACACGGTTTAGATCGTGTTATCCGTTCGCTTACTCAGCCAGTGCTTGGCATCTGTATCGGCCAGCAGCTACTCTGTCGCCATTCTGAGGAAGGCGATGTAGATTGCCTCGGCATTTTCGATGCTGATGTAAAGCGTTTCTCCCCTACCCGTCATGAGGAGAAAGTCCCTTGCATGGGATGGAATAAGATTTACGATACGAAGTCGGATATCATGACAGGCGTTGAGGGACAGTATGTTTATTTCGTACATAGTTATTATGTCCCCCTTTGTGATGAGACGATAGCAGTAGCTGACTATGTGCAGCCTTATTCTGCTGCCTTGCATAAAGATAACTTCTATGCCACCCAGTTCCATCCAGAGAAAAGCGGGAGCGTAGGAGAACGAATCATTAGAAATTTCTTAGAACTATGA
- the atpD gene encoding F0F1 ATP synthase subunit beta, with the protein MSQITGRISQIIGPVIDVYFDTKGLDAEKVLPKIHEALRIDRGNGQKLIVEVQQHIGEDTVRCVAMDNTDGLQRGLEAVPMGSPILMPSGEQIKGRMLNVIGSPIDGMQDLDMAGAYPIHREAPTFEELSTKKEILSTGIKVIDLLEPYMKGGKIGLFGGAGVGKTVLIMELINNIAKGHNGFSVFAGVGERTREGNDLIREMIESGVIRYGEKFKEAMAEGKWDLSLVDPEEMKKSQATLVYGQMNEPPGARASVALSGLTVAEGFRDAGGKDGGAADILFFIDNIFRFTQAGSEVSALLGRMPSAVGYQPTLASEMGAMQERITSTKKGSITSVQAVYVPADDLTDPAPATTFTHLDATTVLDRKIAELGIYPAVDPLGSTSRILDPLIVGKAHYECAQRVKEILQRYKELQDIIAILGMDELSDEDKLTVNRARRVQRFLSQPFSVAEQFTGLPGVMVPIEDTIKGFNAILDGEVDDLPEQAFLNVGTIDDAKAKAQKLLEAAKG; encoded by the coding sequence ATGTCACAAATTACAGGACGCATTTCCCAGATTATTGGTCCCGTTATTGACGTGTATTTTGACACAAAGGGACTGGATGCCGAGAAAGTGCTGCCAAAAATTCATGAAGCTCTTCGTATTGATCGTGGCAACGGACAGAAGCTTATCGTTGAGGTGCAACAGCACATTGGCGAAGATACTGTTCGTTGTGTAGCTATGGACAATACGGACGGTTTGCAGCGTGGATTGGAGGCTGTTCCAATGGGCTCGCCAATCTTGATGCCCTCAGGCGAACAAATCAAAGGTCGTATGCTTAATGTGATAGGTAGCCCTATCGACGGTATGCAAGACCTTGATATGGCAGGGGCTTATCCTATTCACCGTGAAGCACCAACCTTCGAGGAGTTGTCAACCAAGAAAGAGATTCTTTCAACGGGTATTAAGGTGATTGACCTTTTGGAGCCTTACATGAAGGGTGGTAAGATTGGACTTTTCGGTGGTGCTGGTGTAGGTAAGACAGTGCTTATCATGGAGCTTATCAACAACATTGCCAAGGGTCACAACGGTTTCTCTGTGTTCGCTGGAGTAGGAGAGCGTACACGTGAGGGTAACGACCTTATCCGCGAGATGATTGAATCTGGCGTTATCCGCTATGGTGAGAAGTTCAAGGAAGCTATGGCAGAAGGTAAGTGGGACCTCTCGTTGGTTGATCCAGAGGAGATGAAGAAGAGTCAGGCCACCCTTGTCTATGGTCAGATGAACGAGCCCCCTGGCGCACGTGCTTCTGTAGCTCTTTCTGGTCTTACCGTTGCCGAAGGATTCCGTGATGCAGGCGGTAAGGACGGTGGTGCAGCCGATATTCTGTTCTTTATTGACAATATCTTCCGTTTCACCCAGGCCGGTTCTGAGGTATCAGCTCTGCTGGGCCGTATGCCGTCAGCCGTAGGTTATCAGCCCACGCTGGCATCAGAGATGGGTGCCATGCAGGAACGAATCACTTCTACGAAGAAAGGCTCTATCACCTCTGTACAGGCTGTTTATGTGCCTGCCGATGACTTGACTGACCCTGCTCCTGCAACAACCTTTACCCACTTGGATGCTACCACCGTGCTCGACCGTAAGATTGCTGAGCTTGGTATCTATCCTGCCGTAGATCCTCTGGGAAGTACCTCTCGTATCCTTGACCCACTGATTGTTGGTAAGGCTCACTACGAGTGTGCTCAGCGTGTGAAGGAGATTCTGCAGCGTTATAAGGAGTTGCAGGATATCATCGCTATCCTTGGTATGGACGAACTCTCTGATGAAGACAAGTTGACCGTGAACCGTGCTCGTCGTGTGCAACGTTTCCTCAGTCAGCCATTCTCTGTGGCCGAGCAGTTCACTGGCCTGCCAGGTGTAATGGTGCCCATCGAGGATACCATCAAGGGCTTCAACGCTATCCTTGACGGCGAGGTTGACGACCTGCCCGAGCAGGCATTCCTCAACGTAGGTACTATCGACGATGCAAAGGCTAAGGCTCAGAAACTGCTTGAGGCAGCTAAGGGCTAA
- the hisA gene encoding 1-(5-phosphoribosyl)-5-[(5-phosphoribosylamino)methylideneamino]imidazole-4-carboxamide isomerase, translated as MIELIPAIDIIDGSCVRLTKGDYDQKTVYGDPLEMARQFEEIGYHRLHVVDLDGAKSRHIVNSRVLSHLAAETSLTIDFGGGIKTDDDIGKAFESGASMVTIGSVAVTNPELLERWLNKYGPERIILGADVRNGRISINGWKEDSEQELLSFLKHYVDMGVKNVLCTEISKDGTLSGPAIPLYKSVMEAYPDMHLIASGGVSSIDDIKALEAAGIPAVVFGKAIYEGRINLKELWDWQNESYRA; from the coding sequence ATGATAGAACTGATACCAGCAATAGATATCATTGATGGCAGTTGCGTACGACTGACAAAAGGCGATTACGACCAGAAAACTGTGTATGGAGACCCTTTGGAGATGGCTCGCCAGTTCGAGGAAATCGGCTATCACAGACTTCATGTCGTTGACCTTGATGGTGCCAAGTCGCGTCATATTGTCAACAGCAGAGTACTTAGTCATCTGGCAGCAGAGACGTCACTCACGATAGATTTCGGTGGTGGCATCAAGACCGACGATGATATCGGCAAGGCTTTTGAATCAGGTGCGTCTATGGTGACTATCGGTTCTGTAGCCGTCACTAATCCAGAGCTTTTGGAGCGCTGGCTGAATAAATACGGCCCTGAGCGTATCATCTTAGGAGCCGATGTTCGTAATGGACGTATCAGTATCAATGGATGGAAGGAAGATTCCGAACAGGAGTTGCTCTCATTCCTGAAACACTATGTTGATATGGGTGTGAAGAATGTGCTCTGTACGGAGATTTCGAAAGACGGCACCCTGAGCGGTCCTGCCATACCATTATATAAATCGGTGATGGAAGCCTACCCTGATATGCATCTTATTGCAAGTGGTGGTGTCAGTTCCATTGACGATATCAAGGCATTAGAAGCAGCGGGCATCCCTGCAGTCGTATTTGGCAAAGCTATTTACGAGGGACGTATTAATCTGAAAGAACTATGGGACTGGCAAAACGAATCATACCGTGCTTAG